From the candidate division WOR-3 bacterium genome, the window GATAATATAACCTGCACTACTCAGAAGTGAGAAAATGATAAACCCTGAAATTGCAATACCAACTTTTTGTAAATCGTGGAATTCCCTGCTGAATACGAGCCCGGCAAATAAAAATACATTCTTTATCCACTGTTCAGGCCTTAATAATCTTATATATTCTCTCATCTAATTATCCAGTGATCAATCCCCTGCCATTATTAAAATTCTTAAGGTTTTAATTTTTCCTCAAAACTCAGTGGCACTCGTGAAATTGAAATCCTTTATTTTTAAAGCCGGCACAACCATACCATGTGGATTCCTTCCGCCATAACCTGGTTCCTCAGCCACGAGTTCAGTTTTTCGGGAAATTGCCTCAATGCGGTTCAGCATATCAAATATATTGTCAGTAAAGCGCAGGTTTTTAATCCCTTTTGTGATTACCCCGTCCTCAATCAGAAATGTCCCATCCCTTGTCATCCCCGTGAATACAAGTTTATACGGGTCAATCACATTCGTATAATGGAGCCGTGTTATGAGAACACCCTTTTTTGTAGTCTTTATCATCTCATCAATTGAACTATCACCACCTTTCATTACGATATGCAACGGAATTGGTCCGAAGGGATTAGGATACATAAGTGCATGCCCCGTAGACTTTTTCTTTCCCATTGCTGCGGTGATTGAATCATAAACTACATTCTTTGCCACACCATTTTCAATGAGGACAAACTTCCTTTTCGGTACTCCTTCAAAATCAAAAGGAACAGGAAACCCCTTTCGGTAAAATGGGTCGTCTATAAGTGTGATCCTTTCATCAACGACCCTTGTCTGAAGTTTACCTGAAAGATAAGAACGCCCCTCTTCATAGGTCTTGCCATTAAACGCATAATATGCAAGATAACTGATAATATCACTCACAGCAAGCGGTTCAAAGATTGTAGTATATTGTCCGGGTGGAAGTTCTATCGGGTTTTTTGATTTCAGTGCCTTCTCTGCAGCGATCTTCGCCATCCTCTTAAAATTCATTTCTTTTATACTCTTGGCACCACCCTGGACATAACCCGTTGAATTATCTGTCGCCATTACAATGTTACAGAAAATATCGCTACTACGCCTGTAAGCAAATGTCCCATTAGAATTTCCTATCACAACCGTAGAAAAACCATTGGAAACCGAACCAAAGGTGGTTAAATTATTTTTCCTGGCAACTTCAATTATCTCTCTTACTGCCTCTGCCCTTTCATTTGGTGACATCCGTGTAGTCTTTGTCTCAAAAGAGTCAACTTTTTTATAGGCATTTATCTTCACCGATGGCAATGATTCAAAATAAGGATTATCAATCTGGAATCGGGCAATGGTCTCTGCCCAGCGCAGGGTCTCTTTCAATTTCTCCGGGGCAATTGAATTTGTATAGGAAGAACCTATCTTCTTACCAAAAGCAACCCGTATATGGACACCGGTATTTGACTCCCTCACATTCTGGTGGATATAATTATTGGCATACCTTGTCAATGCTGAATCAAAATCAAATATCACTACCTCGGTCTGGTCTGCCTTAGAGCTTTTCAAAATAAAATCAATAATCTTCTTTGCCTGTTTTTTATCTATCATAACACTCCTCTTTGAGAAATTTTATCTAAAATAATGATAAAGTCAATATTCCAAAATCCTGACCCATATTTATTCTTTCTTTAGGTTCGATAAAATCAGCAGTGGCAGACCCTGGTCGGCAATAAAGATTGTAGTGGCAGAGTTTACTCTGCTAAAGGCGAGCAAGCTCGCCCACTACATAATTGGATGGTTGGCTGTAGTGGCAGAGTTTACTCTGCTAAAGGTGAGCAAGCTCGCCCACTACAGGCTGAAGAAAATTCAAGTAAACCCCTCATCTATATCCTCCCCCCGCAAAACGGGAAGAGGGCAAGGGTGCGGGGAAATTATTTCGTATCAAAGATTGCGTTTATTATCATCCTGAATCTTATTTCAAATATATCACCTTTTTCAACATTCTCGTATTTCTCGTCTCAAAATAGACAAAATATACACCTTCTGGAAGATTTTTCGGTCTATAATTTAAATCTCCAGCACCACTCAATTCTCCTGAATATATAATATCTACAAACCTTCCTGCAGGGTCGTAAAGACTTACTTTAACCTTTTCTTTATTTTTCATCTGATAATGAATATTAAGCAATCCCGTAACCGGATTGGGATACACATCCAAGGAAAGAAGTCTTATACTCAATGCACCCTGTGACTCATCCTCCACACCTACAAACCTATCCCACCAGGACTGGGCACTGTCAGAATTGACCTTGGCTTTTGTAGTATCATCACCGCCAACAATCGCATAGGCAACCCTGTAATACTGACCTGCGGGAATATTAAAAGGACCGGTTGAAGCAATGATTGTATAGTTTGTTGAGGTACTACCTGTGGGCACCTTCTTTTTACCGGTAAGGAAGCTATCCTTCACGACTTCGCTCATCATTGTTGATGGTGTTACATACTGGGAATGAGTGATTGCCGAAAGATTTCTTGCCAATTTTGGTTCAAGGATTCTTATACCTACAGTTGGTTTTTGCGAACTTGTAGAACGAAGCATATAGACAAACCTTCTTATACTATCTGAGCGCACAATATTATTTGTGGTATTATACACATCAAAGTCAAACATCATCCCTGAATAAAAATTATTTAGCGGACTTGTACCATAGTTATAGTAATAGAAACAGACAATCACCCAGTCATCGTAACCAGGATGCGAGAGCGAAAGGCTCCATTGTTTGATTATTAATCCCTTTGGTGTCGGATGTCCTGAATCACTATACCAGGCTACATACTCTTCTTCTGCCTTTAATGGTGGAATCAGGGGTTTGAGTGTATCAATGATTTTAAAATCCTGATTTATCGTTGAAGAAGAAGGCGGACCATAGAATCTATCAACTATATAAGAAGGGTCGGTCCCACAGACCATACTCGCATAATACAAACAACCGTAAGATGCAAGTTTGGAATATTTAAATCCTGAACCTTCACCATAAGGATATGTCGTTCCAAAACTGCCGTTCGTTGTGACGGTAAATGCACAGACACCTGTATCATGGTCAGCCCATATCCTTCTCGGCTCGGGTGGTATCCCCACCATTTCTTTAAAGAACGGCGTCCAGTTTCCCTGGCTGGATGTAGCATTGATAAGAAATTCAACTTCAGTGCCCTGCGGTGTATTGGGAGAAACTGATACTGTAAATGAGTCACCGCCTGCACTGTCATTAACTGGTATAGAACCATAGGAGGAAACTGAATCAATCAAGGTGATAAATGGATTTGATGTTCTTAATGTCCCTGTTACATTCGTCGCATTTACATTGCCAAGATTTTTCAGCATAACCCTTAATCTCACGGTCTCACCAGGGTCAATTTTTCCGTTATTATTCCCGCTCGGGTCAAATATTCGGTGTGATTGATAAAGAATACATGGCTGTGATGAACTTCCAGAGACCGAACAGGTTCCTTCATAGGGTTTACAATCAGGCGCAGTGACTGTGATACTCATAGTTCCGCTTGTCGTCGGATTCACAAAAAGATCAACCCAGCCTGTGGAATTCGTCCTTCCTGTAGAATAGACTTCTGTTCCTTTCATTGCGCAGACAAGGGCATTTTTCAAGGGTTGTCCAGATATTGCAACTGTTACTCTGAATATTTGCGGTCCTGCAGTTATTGAACTTAAATGGCTCACTGTCAATGTTCTGGGTTTCTGTGTATAAAC encodes:
- a CDS encoding TldD/PmbA family protein, translating into MIDKKQAKKIIDFILKSSKADQTEVVIFDFDSALTRYANNYIHQNVRESNTGVHIRVAFGKKIGSSYTNSIAPEKLKETLRWAETIARFQIDNPYFESLPSVKINAYKKVDSFETKTTRMSPNERAEAVREIIEVARKNNLTTFGSVSNGFSTVVIGNSNGTFAYRRSSDIFCNIVMATDNSTGYVQGGAKSIKEMNFKRMAKIAAEKALKSKNPIELPPGQYTTIFEPLAVSDIISYLAYYAFNGKTYEEGRSYLSGKLQTRVVDERITLIDDPFYRKGFPVPFDFEGVPKRKFVLIENGVAKNVVYDSITAAMGKKKSTGHALMYPNPFGPIPLHIVMKGGDSSIDEMIKTTKKGVLITRLHYTNVIDPYKLVFTGMTRDGTFLIEDGVITKGIKNLRFTDNIFDMLNRIEAISRKTELVAEEPGYGGRNPHGMVVPALKIKDFNFTSATEF
- a CDS encoding C25 family cysteine peptidase → MRLKPFLCFLIPLLLFSGVITQELTFDRAELIITKVDNYDFIAYAGSPTTMEKGAPIVPVIPLYFVIPPDAKVRNVEVVSLETEELPGTFLPYPGQAVRPISSNKQSEFIPPDPIVYGSQNPYPAEIVEKVPDGCLGGFRIACINVYPVQYIGASKRLVLNKKVKISIHYDENAYEPFRLSQSQIDLFGDAVGKIVNNPEMVNIWTPVVQDLRGDEVDYLIVTSPSLKSNWNALVNWKTKKGIKTKVIGTDSIYAQYSGRDNQEKIRNCIKDYWQNKGLKYVLLGGDDFIVPDRKTRLVIEESTITGDIPTDMYYADLQWSWDGNNNNLFGEMQDTVDLFFDLYVGRAPVDNATNINTFINKDTIFEKRPDTTYLQRLLLPSTMLFSPYHGRVINNIIYSYYPTTWRRSKLEDPGSNAVRDSLNVGYQLCHVSAHGSTTSMTVLDISHVATLTNGIKYNIINGINCYCGCFDGGDCIAESLVNYPNGGCIASILNSRYGLGYPPALGPSEQLDLELFKNFILGKPEFGVALAGAKDYLRNLAMSQAPTRWCVYELTLFGDPNLSVYTQKPRTLTVSHLSSITAGPQIFRVTVAISGQPLKNALVCAMKGTEVYSTGRTNSTGWVDLFVNPTTSGTMSITVTAPDCKPYEGTCSVSGSSSQPCILYQSHRIFDPSGNNNGKIDPGETVRLRVMLKNLGNVNATNVTGTLRTSNPFITLIDSVSSYGSIPVNDSAGGDSFTVSVSPNTPQGTEVEFLINATSSQGNWTPFFKEMVGIPPEPRRIWADHDTGVCAFTVTTNGSFGTTYPYGEGSGFKYSKLASYGCLYYASMVCGTDPSYIVDRFYGPPSSSTINQDFKIIDTLKPLIPPLKAEEEYVAWYSDSGHPTPKGLIIKQWSLSLSHPGYDDWVIVCFYYYNYGTSPLNNFYSGMMFDFDVYNTTNNIVRSDSIRRFVYMLRSTSSQKPTVGIRILEPKLARNLSAITHSQYVTPSTMMSEVVKDSFLTGKKKVPTGSTSTNYTIIASTGPFNIPAGQYYRVAYAIVGGDDTTKAKVNSDSAQSWWDRFVGVEDESQGALSIRLLSLDVYPNPVTGLLNIHYQMKNKEKVKVSLYDPAGRFVDIIYSGELSGAGDLNYRPKNLPEGVYFVYFETRNTRMLKKVIYLK